From Mauremys mutica isolate MM-2020 ecotype Southern chromosome 23, ASM2049712v1, whole genome shotgun sequence, a single genomic window includes:
- the ADGRB2 gene encoding adhesion G protein-coupled receptor B2 isoform X4: MHRIAAGHSVEGQWLEWGSWSRCSVSCSNGTQQRTRKCSVSGHGWAECKGAHADARECTSPDCPVDGKWGPWNHWSLCSKTCDTGWQRRFRMCQGTGMQGYPCEGSGEEVKTCNEKKCPAYHEMCKDEYVMLMTWKKTAAGEIIYNKCPPNATGSASRRCQLNAQGVAYWGVPSFARCISHEYRYLHLSLREHLAKGQRMLAGEGMSQVVRSLLELVARRTYYSGDLLFSVEILRNVTDTFKRATYVPSSEDVQRFFQVVSYMVDSENRDKWEDAQQVSPGSVHLMKVVEDFIHLVGDALKAFQSSLVVTDNLVISIQREPVSAVSSDINFPMKGRRGMKDWARHSEDKLFIPKSVLSLSSSEMDESSYFVIGAILYRTLGLILPPPRSPLAVTSRVLTVTVRPPTKPTEPLISVELSHMLNGTSHPQCVTWDFSKADAGPGNWDTESCQTLETLPAHTKCLCSHLSTYAVLAQLPKDLAMDPSGTPSVPLMIGCAVSCMALLTLLVIYATFWRFIKSERSIILLNFCVSILASNVLILVGQSHMLSKGVCTMTAAFLHFFFLSSFCWVLTEAWQSYLAVIGRIRTRLVRKRFLCLGWGLPALVVAVSVGFTRTKGYGTASYCWLSLEGGLLYAFVGPAAVIVLVNMLIGIIVFNKLMSRDGISDKSKKQRAGASLWSSCVVLPLLALTWMSAVLAMTDRRSILFQVLFAVFNSVQGFVIITVHCFLRREVQDVVKCQIGVCKSDENENSPDSCKNGQVQIMTDFEKDVDLACQTVLFKEVNACNPATITGTLSRISLDGDEDPKLHPGSEGSLGFSSLPGNIPPTGILVQVPPLTHKGLNELGDPPAKKDVGLDSRGPVYLCTDSSLQQADYGWMRAPEPALESDYMVLPRRTVSLKPFGREEGRLNIQVDEVPRVGRGRRGAEAEAYPGFVSVDHINVNLNQPYGTVKHPYGLQFKQHPTVRQILASELTERSRTMPRTVPGSAMKVGSLERKRLRYSDLDFEKVMHTRKRHSELYHELNQKFHTMDRYRAPATNAAKREKRWSVSSGGGEKSTSSEVPRPEEPQQQKSWSTFKAMTLSSLPPKRREKLELHCASWEPPCMNLDVSEGDFQTEV; encoded by the exons TGGAAGGTCAGTGGCTGGAGTGGGGCTCGTGGAGCCGGTGCTCGGTGTCGTGTTCCAACGGGACCCAGCAGCGCACGCGCAAATGCAGCGTCTCGGGCCACGGCTGGGCGGAGTGCAAAGGAGCCCACGCCGACGCCAGGGAGTGCACCAGCCCTGACTGCCCAG TCGACGGCAAGTGGGGCCCGTGGAACCACTGGAGCTTGTGCTCCAAGACGTGCGACACGGGCTGGCAGAGACGTTTCCGGATGTGCCAGGGCACGGGCATGCAGGGCTACCCGTGCGAGGGCTCCGGAGAGGAGGTCAAGACGTGCAATGAGAAGAAGTGCCCAG CCTACCACGAAATGTGCAAGGATGAGTACGTCATGCTGATGACCTGGAAGAAGACGGCCGCTGGCGAGATCATCTACAACAAATGCCCACCCAACGCCACCG GCTCCGCCAGCCGCCGGTGCCAGCTGAACGCCCAGGGGGTGGCGTACTGGGGCGTGCCCAGCTTTGCCCGGTGCATCTCCCACGAGTACAGATACTTACATCTCTCA CTGCGGGAGCACCTGGCCAAGGGGCAGCGCATGCTGGCGGGCGAGGGCATGTCGCAGGTGGTGCGCAGCCTGCTGGAGCTGGTGGCCCGCAGGACGTACTACAGCGGGGACCTGCTCTTCTCAGTGGAGATCCTGCGCAACGTCACCGACACCTTCAAGAGGGCCACCTACGTCCCCTCCTCCGAGGACGTGCAG CGCTTCTTCCAGGTGGTCAGCTACATGGTGGACTCGGAGAACAGAGACAAGTGGGAGGACGCCCAGCAG GTGTCCCCCGGCTCCGTGCACCTCATGAAGGTCGTGGAAGATTTCATCCACCTGGTGGGGGATGCGCTGAAGGCCTTCCAGAGCTCCCTCGTGGTTACCGACAACCTGG TGATCAGCATCCAGAGGGAGCCCGTCTCGGCCGTCTCCAGCGACATCAACTTCCCCATGAAGGGGCGCCGGGGCATGAAGGACTGGGCCCGCCACTCGGAGGACAAGCTCTTCATCCCCAAGTCGGTGCTGAGCCTCTCCTCCTCTG AAATGGACGAGTCGTCGTACTTTGTGATCGGGGCCATCTTGTACCGCACGCTGGGGCTCATCTTACCTCCTCCCAG GAGCCCCTTGGCCGTCACGTCCCGAGTGCTCACCGTGACCGTGCGCCCGCCGACCAAGCCCACGGAGCCCCTGATCTCTGTGGAGCTGTCCCACATGCTCAAT GGCACCTCACACCCGCAGTGCGTCACCTGGGACTTCTCCAAAGC GGATGCGGGCCCTGGAAACTGGGACACCGAGAGCTGCCAAACGCTGGAGACCCTCCCGGCTCACACCAAATGCCTGTGTAGCCACCTCTCCACCTACGCCGTGCTCGCCCAGCTGCCCAAGGACCTG GCCATGGACCCCTCCGGCACTCCCTCCGTCCCGCTCATGATCGGCTGTGCCGTCTCCTGTATGGCCCTGCTGACCCTGCTGGTGATCTACGCCACCTTCTGGAG gTTCATCAAGTCAGAGCGCTCCATCATCCTGCTGAATTTCTGCGTCTCCATCCTGGCTTCCAACGTGCTGATCCTGGTGGGCCAGTCCCATATGCTCAGTAAG GGCGTGTGCACCATGACAGCCGCATTTCTGCATTTCTTCTTCCTCTCGTCCTTCTGCTGGGTGCTGACCGAGGCCTGGCAGTCCTACCTGGCCGTGATCGGCAGGATCCGCACACGCCTGGTCAGGAAGCGCTTCCTGTGCCTAGGATGGG GTTTGCCGGCCCTGGTGGTTGCAGTCTCTGTCGGCTTCACTCGGACCAAAGGCTACGGAACAGCCAGCTA ctgctggctcTCCCTGGAAGGCGGCTTGCTCTATGCCTTCGTCGGCCCCGCTGCCGTCATCGTGCTG GTGAACATGCTCATTGGGATCATTGTCTTCAACAAGCTCATGTCTCGGGACGGCATTTCAGATAAGTCCAAAAAGCAGCGGGCCGG GGCGTCGCTGTGGAGCTCCTGCGTGGTCCTGCCCCTGCTGGCGCTCACCTGGATGTCGGCCGTGCTCGCCATGACCGACCGGCGCTCCATCCTCTTCCAGGTCCTCTTCGCCGTCTTCAACTCGGTGCAGGGCTTCGTCATCATCACCGTGCACTGCTTCCTGCGCCGCGAG GTGCAGGACGTCGTGAAGTGCCAGATCGGGGTGTGCAAGAGCGACGAGAATGAGAACTCGCCCGACTCCTGCAAGAACGGACAGGTGCAGATCATG ACAGACTTTGAAAAGGACGTTGACCTGGCGTGTCAGACAG TCCTCTTCAAGGAGGTGAACGCGTGCAACCCCGCCACCATCACGGGCACCTTGTCGCGCATCTCCCTGGACGGCGACGAGGATCCCAAGCTCCACCCCGGCTCCGAGGGAAGCCTGGGCTTCTCCAGCCTCCCGGGGAACATCCCGCCCACCGGCATCCTGGTGCAGGTGCCCCCGCTGACGCACAAGGGCCTGAACGAACTCGGCGACCCGCCCGCCAAGAAGGACGTCGGCTTGGACAGCCGGGGGCCCGTCTACCTGTGCACGGACAGCAGCCTGCAGCAGGCCGACTACGGCTGGATGCGGGCGCCGGAGCCGGCGCTGGAGAGCGACTACATGGTGCTGCCCCGCCGGACTGTGAGCCTGAAGCCCTTCGGCAGGGAGGAGGGCAGGCTCAACATCCAGGTGGATGAGGTGCCACGCGtgggcagggggcgccgtggggccgAGGCGGAGGCCTACCCCGGCTTTGTCTCGGTGGACCACATCAATGTGAACTTGAACCAGCCCTACGGGACGGTGAAGCACCCCTACGGCCTTCAGTTCAAGCAGCACCCCACGGTCCGGCAGATCCTGGCCTCGGAGCTCACGGAGCGCAGCCGCACCATGCCACGCACGGTGCCAGGCTCCGCCATGAAAGTGGGGTCGCTCGAG AGGAAGCGGTTACGATACTCAGATCTGGATTTCGAG AAAGTCATGCACACGAGGAAGCGCCACTCCGAACTCTACCATGAGCTGAACCAGAAATTCCACACGATGGATCGGTACCGGGCACCTGCTACCAATGCGGCCAAG AGAGAGAAGCGGTGGAGCGTCTCTTCCGGCGGCGGGGAGAAGAGCACATCCAGC GAAGTCCCCAGGCCGGAGGAGCCGCAGCAGCAGAAGAGCTGGAGCACCTTCAAGGCCATGAcgctcagctccctgccccccaagcgacgggagaagctggagctgcactgcgccagctgggagcccccgtGCATGAACCTGGACGTGTCAGAGGGGGATTTCCAGACAGAGGTGTGA
- the ADGRB2 gene encoding adhesion G protein-coupled receptor B2 isoform X3 produces the protein MAQTGDPAAEEWSQWSVCSLTCGQGSQVRTRSCVSSPYGTLCSGLLRETRICNNTATCPVHGLWEEWSPWSLCSVTCGRGARTRTRQCVAPQHGGKACEGPEVQTKPCNIAICPVEGQWLEWGSWSRCSVSCSNGTQQRTRKCSVSGHGWAECKGAHADARECTSPDCPVDGKWGPWNHWSLCSKTCDTGWQRRFRMCQGTGMQGYPCEGSGEEVKTCNEKKCPAYHEMCKDEYVMLMTWKKTAAGEIIYNKCPPNATGSASRRCQLNAQGVAYWGVPSFARCISHEYRYLHLSLREHLAKGQRMLAGEGMSQVVRSLLELVARRTYYSGDLLFSVEILRNVTDTFKRATYVPSSEDVQRFFQVVSYMVDSENRDKWEDAQQVSPGSVHLMKVVEDFIHLVGDALKAFQSSLVVTDNLVISIQREPVSAVSSDINFPMKGRRGMKDWARHSEDKLFIPKSVLSLSSSEMDESSYFVIGAILYRTLGLILPPPRSPLAVTSRVLTVTVRPPTKPTEPLISVELSHMLNGTSHPQCVTWDFSKADAGPGNWDTESCQTLETLPAHTKCLCSHLSTYAVLAQLPKDLAMDPSGTPSVPLMIGCAVSCMALLTLLVIYATFWRFIKSERSIILLNFCVSILASNVLILVGQSHMLSKGVCTMTAAFLHFFFLSSFCWVLTEAWQSYLAVIGRIRTRLVRKRFLCLGWGLPALVVAVSVGFTRTKGYGTASYCWLSLEGGLLYAFVGPAAVIVLVNMLIGIIVFNKLMSRDGISDKSKKQRAGASLWSSCVVLPLLALTWMSAVLAMTDRRSILFQVLFAVFNSVQGFVIITVHCFLRREVQDVVKCQIGVCKSDENENSPDSCKNGQVQIMTDFEKDVDLACQTVLFKEVNACNPATITGTLSRISLDGDEDPKLHPGSEGSLGFSSLPGNIPPTGILVQVPPLTHKGLNELGDPPAKKDVGLDSRGPVYLCTDSSLQQADYGWMRAPEPALESDYMVLPRRTVSLKPFGREEGRLNIQVDEVPRVGRGRRGAEAEAYPGFVSVDHINVNLNQPYGTVKHPYGLQFKQHPTVRQILASELTERSRTMPRTVPGSAMKVGSLERKRLRYSDLDFEKVMHTRKRHSELYHELNQKFHTMDRYRAPATNAAKREKRWSVSSGGGEKSTSSEVPRPEEPQQQKSWSTFKAMTLSSLPPKRREKLELHCASWEPPCMNLDVSEGDFQTEV, from the exons TGGAAGGTCAGTGGCTGGAGTGGGGCTCGTGGAGCCGGTGCTCGGTGTCGTGTTCCAACGGGACCCAGCAGCGCACGCGCAAATGCAGCGTCTCGGGCCACGGCTGGGCGGAGTGCAAAGGAGCCCACGCCGACGCCAGGGAGTGCACCAGCCCTGACTGCCCAG TCGACGGCAAGTGGGGCCCGTGGAACCACTGGAGCTTGTGCTCCAAGACGTGCGACACGGGCTGGCAGAGACGTTTCCGGATGTGCCAGGGCACGGGCATGCAGGGCTACCCGTGCGAGGGCTCCGGAGAGGAGGTCAAGACGTGCAATGAGAAGAAGTGCCCAG CCTACCACGAAATGTGCAAGGATGAGTACGTCATGCTGATGACCTGGAAGAAGACGGCCGCTGGCGAGATCATCTACAACAAATGCCCACCCAACGCCACCG GCTCCGCCAGCCGCCGGTGCCAGCTGAACGCCCAGGGGGTGGCGTACTGGGGCGTGCCCAGCTTTGCCCGGTGCATCTCCCACGAGTACAGATACTTACATCTCTCA CTGCGGGAGCACCTGGCCAAGGGGCAGCGCATGCTGGCGGGCGAGGGCATGTCGCAGGTGGTGCGCAGCCTGCTGGAGCTGGTGGCCCGCAGGACGTACTACAGCGGGGACCTGCTCTTCTCAGTGGAGATCCTGCGCAACGTCACCGACACCTTCAAGAGGGCCACCTACGTCCCCTCCTCCGAGGACGTGCAG CGCTTCTTCCAGGTGGTCAGCTACATGGTGGACTCGGAGAACAGAGACAAGTGGGAGGACGCCCAGCAG GTGTCCCCCGGCTCCGTGCACCTCATGAAGGTCGTGGAAGATTTCATCCACCTGGTGGGGGATGCGCTGAAGGCCTTCCAGAGCTCCCTCGTGGTTACCGACAACCTGG TGATCAGCATCCAGAGGGAGCCCGTCTCGGCCGTCTCCAGCGACATCAACTTCCCCATGAAGGGGCGCCGGGGCATGAAGGACTGGGCCCGCCACTCGGAGGACAAGCTCTTCATCCCCAAGTCGGTGCTGAGCCTCTCCTCCTCTG AAATGGACGAGTCGTCGTACTTTGTGATCGGGGCCATCTTGTACCGCACGCTGGGGCTCATCTTACCTCCTCCCAG GAGCCCCTTGGCCGTCACGTCCCGAGTGCTCACCGTGACCGTGCGCCCGCCGACCAAGCCCACGGAGCCCCTGATCTCTGTGGAGCTGTCCCACATGCTCAAT GGCACCTCACACCCGCAGTGCGTCACCTGGGACTTCTCCAAAGC GGATGCGGGCCCTGGAAACTGGGACACCGAGAGCTGCCAAACGCTGGAGACCCTCCCGGCTCACACCAAATGCCTGTGTAGCCACCTCTCCACCTACGCCGTGCTCGCCCAGCTGCCCAAGGACCTG GCCATGGACCCCTCCGGCACTCCCTCCGTCCCGCTCATGATCGGCTGTGCCGTCTCCTGTATGGCCCTGCTGACCCTGCTGGTGATCTACGCCACCTTCTGGAG gTTCATCAAGTCAGAGCGCTCCATCATCCTGCTGAATTTCTGCGTCTCCATCCTGGCTTCCAACGTGCTGATCCTGGTGGGCCAGTCCCATATGCTCAGTAAG GGCGTGTGCACCATGACAGCCGCATTTCTGCATTTCTTCTTCCTCTCGTCCTTCTGCTGGGTGCTGACCGAGGCCTGGCAGTCCTACCTGGCCGTGATCGGCAGGATCCGCACACGCCTGGTCAGGAAGCGCTTCCTGTGCCTAGGATGGG GTTTGCCGGCCCTGGTGGTTGCAGTCTCTGTCGGCTTCACTCGGACCAAAGGCTACGGAACAGCCAGCTA ctgctggctcTCCCTGGAAGGCGGCTTGCTCTATGCCTTCGTCGGCCCCGCTGCCGTCATCGTGCTG GTGAACATGCTCATTGGGATCATTGTCTTCAACAAGCTCATGTCTCGGGACGGCATTTCAGATAAGTCCAAAAAGCAGCGGGCCGG GGCGTCGCTGTGGAGCTCCTGCGTGGTCCTGCCCCTGCTGGCGCTCACCTGGATGTCGGCCGTGCTCGCCATGACCGACCGGCGCTCCATCCTCTTCCAGGTCCTCTTCGCCGTCTTCAACTCGGTGCAGGGCTTCGTCATCATCACCGTGCACTGCTTCCTGCGCCGCGAG GTGCAGGACGTCGTGAAGTGCCAGATCGGGGTGTGCAAGAGCGACGAGAATGAGAACTCGCCCGACTCCTGCAAGAACGGACAGGTGCAGATCATG ACAGACTTTGAAAAGGACGTTGACCTGGCGTGTCAGACAG TCCTCTTCAAGGAGGTGAACGCGTGCAACCCCGCCACCATCACGGGCACCTTGTCGCGCATCTCCCTGGACGGCGACGAGGATCCCAAGCTCCACCCCGGCTCCGAGGGAAGCCTGGGCTTCTCCAGCCTCCCGGGGAACATCCCGCCCACCGGCATCCTGGTGCAGGTGCCCCCGCTGACGCACAAGGGCCTGAACGAACTCGGCGACCCGCCCGCCAAGAAGGACGTCGGCTTGGACAGCCGGGGGCCCGTCTACCTGTGCACGGACAGCAGCCTGCAGCAGGCCGACTACGGCTGGATGCGGGCGCCGGAGCCGGCGCTGGAGAGCGACTACATGGTGCTGCCCCGCCGGACTGTGAGCCTGAAGCCCTTCGGCAGGGAGGAGGGCAGGCTCAACATCCAGGTGGATGAGGTGCCACGCGtgggcagggggcgccgtggggccgAGGCGGAGGCCTACCCCGGCTTTGTCTCGGTGGACCACATCAATGTGAACTTGAACCAGCCCTACGGGACGGTGAAGCACCCCTACGGCCTTCAGTTCAAGCAGCACCCCACGGTCCGGCAGATCCTGGCCTCGGAGCTCACGGAGCGCAGCCGCACCATGCCACGCACGGTGCCAGGCTCCGCCATGAAAGTGGGGTCGCTCGAG AGGAAGCGGTTACGATACTCAGATCTGGATTTCGAG AAAGTCATGCACACGAGGAAGCGCCACTCCGAACTCTACCATGAGCTGAACCAGAAATTCCACACGATGGATCGGTACCGGGCACCTGCTACCAATGCGGCCAAG AGAGAGAAGCGGTGGAGCGTCTCTTCCGGCGGCGGGGAGAAGAGCACATCCAGC GAAGTCCCCAGGCCGGAGGAGCCGCAGCAGCAGAAGAGCTGGAGCACCTTCAAGGCCATGAcgctcagctccctgccccccaagcgacgggagaagctggagctgcactgcgccagctgggagcccccgtGCATGAACCTGGACGTGTCAGAGGGGGATTTCCAGACAGAGGTGTGA